The sequence below is a genomic window from Hyperolius riggenbachi isolate aHypRig1 chromosome 7, aHypRig1.pri, whole genome shotgun sequence.
aaacatccacttccctctcagttaaggttccctttaaggtggacgGTGGTAACGGTGTGCGATAATCGCGAATAACGGGAACCCCCGGCTGCTGACTCACCTAATGTACGTGCAACCCCACCCCCTGGTGTCCCTGCATTAATAGACTCCTCTTTCGGattcacaccccatgttgttgctgGCACATTGCACGCGGGTTGCGTGTGTGAcgtctcatttttttgttttgaattgTTTGAAGAGGAATTGCCTTAGTGTTCTGTCTCTGTGGTTGACGTGCATTATCCTTCCCTTCTTCCAGGTTTGGCGTCATGGCGCTTGTGGCCTTCCTGAAGCTCTGCGGCTTCACACAAAAGCACAGAGGGAAAGTGATCGCCATCTCCTCTCTCGGTTTATTCGCTGCCAATGTGTCCTATCATGTCATTCCGGAACAGACCTTCAGAAAGGTCTACCAGGCCTGGCCCAAAGGGAGTCCAGCCAAACTCTCAGAGAAGCTTCACACGCTCTTCCAGGAGGTTCTAGCGGACATTCGTTGCAGGTCGCCTGCCGGATACACTCCTTTCTCAGCGTACGGATTCTCCCCGGTCAGCGCAGGCCTCCCGTGGCTTCCTGAGGGATGCTTGATTGGCATTCCAGCTAACTTCAACACCGAAGGCATGGATGGGGCAGGAATTGTGGACCGCAAGCTGGTTATCAGCGGGGAGGAAGTAGACTGGACCAGCCAGGTTGGGAAGAAGTTGAGGGAGTCGTTGATGTTGTCTTTGGACGCTCAGAAGTTCTCTTTGGCTCGTGAAGCTGTTTACGCACAGACAAACGGTCCCGTTATTGAGGCGTCTGTAGCCCCTCTCTGCTTCACTGGGGTCTGCCTGTCCAGCGTGGGCCTCAAGCAGCTCTTAGGGTTGTACACCGGGCCCATGCTGTTGAGGTTGATCTTCAATTTGTTTGCGGTTTCCATTGGCTTTACCGGATATTTATTGTGCTCCGATGAGGTCCGTCTGTGGCTGGATTACAGATCTGACCGCAAAGTAGCCGCTTTGTCCAGATCCTACGCCCAGGGAGGCCTGGAGTTCTACGAGAAGACGTTGGAGCGCAACAAGATCCTGCGGGGGCTTATGGGcaaacagggggagaagatgtACGCTCCCAGCGGGAATCTGTTCCCCAAACATGGACTGCGGGTAAAGCACGCCCCATATACCTGCCGCAGGGACCGCATACGTCAGGCGCTAGACATTCATGACAGGGGCCATATGTTCTGCTGtgttatataaatatttgttgttCTTTTATCTATTAAAAGATGAATATCATTTTTGAGGGGgttttaagaatttttttttaaaggctatGTTCGCAGTGGGAGTTTATTTTCCTGTAAAAGCAGGAATGGAACAGTAAAGCTAAGCCGCATGTCATCTGcatgttgcatacagtgaagcatacagtcaatgaaaaatatACTTCACAGTCACTGTTGACACATGCGTTTTGTGGTAATGGGATGCTGCGCGCCGTTAGACTGCACCGGTCACACTGTGATCATTGCATTGTAGCCTTCCGCAGTATAATGCGGCCATTACGTAGCACACAATGCACCACTGAATGTAGCCTAAAGCCCAATTCTGGTAAATTGTATCGGAGTTTTGGATAGTGTGCATAGTTTATTGCTATTTGTGTCACGTTTGTGGCCATTTGTCCTCCCTTCTAGAAATGCTTAATAAGACATTAAggaaatgcaatataaattatatgcagcttataAATGAGCCAATTGAAAACTGTAGCAGACGCGTCTGGTTGGCCCGAGTCCAAGCTGCGTATAATTTGCATAAAAGGCGGAGTCAGAAGCATCTCATTTATCATCTAATTTCTGGACCGTGTGTCCTCTGTGCCTTTTATATGACACCTGGAGAGTgaaatgggggctgccatatttatttccttttaaaaaataccagttgcctgacagccctgcagatgtctggctgcagtagtgtctgaatcgcacacctgaaacaagcatgcggctattccagtcacacttcagtcagacacgtgatctgctgcatgcttgtaggggggctgtggctaaaagtattagaggtggaggatctgcaggacagccaggcaatctgtattgtttaatgCACACTGGACACGAGAGGGatgtggaagctgacatatttccttttaaaaatgcagattgcctggctgtcctgcagagccCTGGGGGGACCCGCGGCAGCAgcaggacacagagacatgtcattgtgcacagagcatgtctctgtgtccttttAAGATTTCAAAatgctgcctcgggttctctttaaaggacaactgaagcgagagtaatatggaggctgccatatttatttccttttaagcaataccggttgcctggcagccctgctgatcctctgcctctaatacatttagccatagcccctgaacaagcatgcagcagatcaggtgtttctggcattattgtcagatccgactggattagctgcatgcttgtttctggtgttattcagacactactgcagccaaatagaccagcagggctgccaggcaactggtattggttaaaaggaaatgaatatggcagccttcctatccctctcacttcaggtgtcatttGAGCGGGTTGTACATGGTTCAACCAAAACAgtccatttattttcttttttttttgcaaaagaaaGGATCgattgtgtaaaaaaatcaaatgtaatttttttgtcCCATTGGGAAAAATTGATCAAATCTCTCTAATTTCAGTGGTTGATCTAAAGAAATAATTGTACGGTATATGAAAACACCAGTATCAAAAGATACAATATAATAGAGCAGTAGCGCACTGGTAGAAACAGAGCAGCCCAGGTGTACTCAAGGCCAGTCCTCAAGCCCCTAAAAAAGGAATCAAGCTAAAAACTAGTGCACCTGGCGCTCAATAAGTAAAATAGGATCAAAATGGCAGTCTCACAAATGTCTATTTCAAAGAGGCATATATTGCAGCAATAGTGCTTCTCCCCAACTGTAATGGGGTTAATCGTATAGTAAAACATCTAGGCACAGTACCTCTATTGGGTGTGTATAAAAATACCTCCGCAATATGGAAGACGTCTTCTCTAGTAGCATTCAGTCTATCCCGGGGTGGGAAagggttccttaaagagaaccagagatgaagcaccctcttgtattttaccttataaatcagtgggaacatgacagtaaacacctaatctgctctttgtgtcattgttctctgtttaatctgactgttatcacctctgataagaatccctgactgagcactcagtctagctttgctacggaaagattatagctgagtctgtcttctctggtgtcttttcaagcccaagcctgcccccttgtggctctgctataatgactcagctataattattccctgcaaagccagactgaatgctcagtccgggattcttatcacagctgataacagacacttttagcagtgaggatgaaacagagagcagggtaggtgttttctctaattttcccactgatttctatggtaaaatacatgagggtgcttcgtctctggttcactttaaacacagcAAGATTCAAGACTTGCGCGGAGACGCCAATTCCGTCTCCCTCCACATCCGCCTGCGTTCCAAGTGCTTACCAGGCATGTTGGCTATTTCCTAGGTAAGGGAACACAGAGGGGACAACCTAATTGTGCAGACTGCGCCAGAAGTTGGTTACCTGCGCGTATAGTCACACTTATGGACGGATTCTTGAATTTATTGCATATGATAAAACATTATCCCCATTATTGCGGAGGAACTTTCCACATGCAGAAGTGAGATGcaaggtcatcttgtggccaaatagtaaaattacatctggaaataaaaatttccagataatgacATTATTTTACTTAAAATTACcctcttacctcccacactccccgatAGGTACACataattttgtttgtaaaaaaaaatatatatatatatatatatatatatatatatatatatatatatatatatatatatatatatatatatatatatatatatatatatatatatatatataaaatatgtaagtctcagaacagtatcatttcaatggtaggtttattttaacagtggcagatagcacatcaaaaggaaaatcgtaaaaataaccttaaataaaagatagcaactgatttgcacttcattgagtgaaatacgtttttgaacccctaccaaccattaagagttctggctcccacagagtggttagacacttctactcaattagtcaccctcattaaggacacctgtcttaactagtcacctgtataaaagacacctgtccacagaatcaatcaatcaagcagactccaaactctccaacatgggaaagaccaaagagctgttcaaggatgtcagagacaaaattgtagacctgcacaaggctggaataggctacaaaaccattagcaagaagctgggagagaaggtgacaactgttggtgcgattgttcgaaaatggaaggagcacaaactgaccatcaatcgacctcgctctggggctccacgcaagatctcacctcgtggggtgtcaatggttctgagaaaggtgaaaaagcatcctagaactacacgggaggagttagtgaatgacctcaaattagcagggaccacagtcaccaagaaaaccattggaaacacattacaccgcaatggattaaaatcctgcagggctcgcaaggtccccctgctcaagaaggcacatgtgcaggcccgtctgaagtttgccaatgaacacctgaatgattctgtgagtgactgggagaaggtgctgtggtctgatgagaccaaaatagagctctttggcattaactcaactcgctgtgtttggaggaagaaaaatgctgcctatgacccccaaaacaccgtccccatcgtcaagcatgggggtggaaacattttgctttgggggtgattttctgctaagggcacaggacaacttaatcgcattaacgggaaaatggacggagctatgtatcgtgaaatcctgaacgacaacctccttccctctgccaggaaactgaaaatgggtcgtggatgggtgttccagcacgacaatgacccaaaacatacagcaaaggcaacaaaggagtggctcaagaagaagcacattaaggtcatggagtggcctagtcagtctccggatcttaatccaatagaaaacctatggagggagctcaagctcagagttgcacagagacagcctcgaaaccttagggatttagagatgatctgcaaagaggagtggaccaacattcctcctaaaatgtgtgcaaacttggtcatcaattacaagaaacgtttgacctctgtgcttgcaaacaagggtttttccactaagtagtaagtcttttattgttagagggttcaaaaacttatttcactcaatgaaatgcaaatcagttgctatcttttaaggttattttttcgattttccttttgatgtgctatctgccactgttaaaataaacctaccattgaaatgatactgttctgagacttttcatttctttgtcattggacaaacttacaaaatcagtgaggggtcaaataattatttcctccactgtgtatatgtgtatatgtatatatatatatatatatatatatgtatatatatatatatatatatatgtatatatatatatatatatatattctctctctctttctttctctctatctatatctcaTAACTAGTTACCTTTTATACTATGTGTGtagtaaggtatattactgttatttttttacttatgggcttgtaaatagtgatggacgcaaaactgaaaaaaatgcacctttattttcaaataaaatatcggcgccatacattgtgatagagacataatttaaatggtgtaatagccgggacaaatgggaaaatataatacataggttttaattatggtagcatgtatcattttaaaactataatggccgaaaactgagaaacaatgaattttttccatttttttcttaaagggaacctaaactgagaaggatatagatttttcccttttaaaataataccagttacctgactatcctgctgttcctgtgtctctaatactttcagctgcagcccctgaacaagcatgcagatcaggtgctctgactgaagtcagactggattagctgcatgcttgttttacgtgtgtgattcagccactactgcggccaaagagatcagcaggactgccaggcaactggtattgtttaaaaggaaacctctatatccctctcagtttaggttccctttaatcttcctgttaaaatggctttataataaaataattcttagcaaaatgtaccacacaaagaaagcctaaatggtggcggaaaaaacaagatatagatcgtgtcagtgtgataagtagtgataa
It includes:
- the TMEM177 gene encoding transmembrane protein 177 — translated: MALVAFLKLCGFTQKHRGKVIAISSLGLFAANVSYHVIPEQTFRKVYQAWPKGSPAKLSEKLHTLFQEVLADIRCRSPAGYTPFSAYGFSPVSAGLPWLPEGCLIGIPANFNTEGMDGAGIVDRKLVISGEEVDWTSQVGKKLRESLMLSLDAQKFSLAREAVYAQTNGPVIEASVAPLCFTGVCLSSVGLKQLLGLYTGPMLLRLIFNLFAVSIGFTGYLLCSDEVRLWLDYRSDRKVAALSRSYAQGGLEFYEKTLERNKILRGLMGKQGEKMYAPSGNLFPKHGLRVKHAPYTCRRDRIRQALDIHDRGHMFCCVI